Within Verrucomicrobiota bacterium, the genomic segment CTTGAATCGTTCCGGCCAGCCCAACAAGTCGTCCCGCCTGCTGGATCGAGCCCTCGAAATCGACCCCGCCAATGTGCCGGCGCTGGTTTCATCGGCTTTGGTTCGCAATCAACTCGAACAGAATCAAGAGGCACTCCTGTTGGCCGAACGAGCCATTGCCCTGGCTCCCAATCTCGCCCAGCCCCTCATCGCCAAGGCCAGCGCCCTCCTCGGACTCGAACGAGATGAGGATGCCCTGCAAGCGTTGGAGAAGGCCGCCACTCTCGATCCCAAGAACCCCGAGATTCCGATCGAAATGGGCGATGTTTTTTGGCGGAACCTCAAGCGAAATGAGGCTGCGCTGAGTCAGTATCGGCGGGCACGATCGTTGAATCCCGTGTCTTTCAAAGCACTTTCGCGTTTGTTTGAGTTTTCGCTGGAACAAGGCTGGATCGAAGAGGCTCGATCCTTGCTGAAGGAACTCCAATCGATCCATCCCGCCCTTACCGAGTCGGCCGGTCTGGAGCGGGCACTCTCCGCCGCAGCCCAGCCATGAGACGAGCTCCGTCGTATCCCGCCGTGGGTGGCAGGGTGGCGCCGACTGCCCGTCGGCGGCACGAGCCAAGACCCAGACTGCTTTCTTCTCCTCCTTCATCTCGTTCCCATCCCCACCTTGCAGGTTGGGCAACTTGCGCCACAGCAGACAAGGCTGTCTGCGCTACGATCTCGACTTGGTCACCGGCTCCTTCGGCTTGCGCTGGAGGAGCTCTGGTCCGGCTTGCCTGTCTTGAGTTCTTGGTCGGGTGGTTGCTGAGACGGTGCCGTTTTTCCAACCCGCCAGAGAGGCTTATCCTTGGACTTTGCCTGTGGTTGACGGCGTCGGCTGGTGGTGGATGCGGTCGGGCTCCGGAATCGACGCCGCCTCTTCCTCCTCCGCAGAACACGCCCCGGTCGCGCGAGGTGGTTTGGTTCCGGGAAGCTAGTCAGGCTTCCGGTTTGAACTTCCAGCATCGCTCGGGCCACGCCAATCGCTTTTACATGCCGGAGATGGTCACGGGCGGCGTGGGTTTGTTCGATTATGATCGGGATGGATGGATCGACATCATCTGCGTGAATGGAGGGTCGATCGAAAGGCAAGCCGAACAACCGGCCGGCCACCGGCTTTATCGCAATTTGGGAGGTTTTCGCTTCGAGGATGCCACCGAACGCGCGGGTCTCGGAGGCGTACGGGGCTACGGCATGGGCTGCGCCTGCGGGGATTTCGACGGAGATGGATTTCCGGACTTGCTCATCACTCATCTTCAAGGCAGCAAACTTTTTCGCAACCAACGGGACGGGACTTTCGCCGAGGTCACTTCCTCCTCAGGCATTGACGATGCCGGGTGGGGGACATCCGCCGCGTTCTGCGATTATGATTTGGATGGGGATCTCGATCTTCTCGTGACGCGTTATCTGCGCTGGTCACCCCAAGTCGAACTGCCGTGCTTTTCCCAGGGCGGCCGGCCCGATTACTGTTCGCCCTTGAACTACAAATCGCCCGCGATGGACGCGCTTTATGAGAACCTGGGAGGAGGGCGATTCACCAATGTGACGGCGAGGGCTGGACTGGATCAAGCTTACGGGAATGGATTGGGCGTCGCCTGCGCCGATTTCACGGGCGATGGGAAGATCGATCTGTTCGTTGCCAATGATGGGATGCCCAATCAATTGTGGGTCAATCGGGGGAATGGGCAATTTGCCGAGGAAGCAGCGCTACGTGGGTGCGCCGTAAGCTCGGTGGGAATGCCCCGGGCCGGCATGGGCGTGGCGGCGGTCGATCTGGGCCAGAGAGGTGCCCTCGATCTCTTCGTCACGCACCTCGTCGGAGAGGGGAACGGCCTTTTCATCAATTCGAACGGCTACTTTGTCGATCATCTGTCCACTCACAGCGTGAACGCCACGAGCCGGCCCTGGACGGGATTCGGCGTGGGTTTTGCCGATTTTGACAACGACGGATGGCTCGACGCGTATGTCGCCAACGGGCGAGTGAAGTATGGCGCCAAGGACTTGGACCCCCGCGATCCTTATGCCGAGCCGAATTCTCTGCTGCGCGGCCAGGCCGGGGGCGCTTTCGAAGAAGTTTCAATTCCAGGCGGAACCGACCCCGTTCTCCTGGGCACCAGCCGGGGTTTGGCCCTGGGTGATCTCGATCACGATGGGGGAATGGACGTGGTGATTGTCAACAAGGATGGGCCTTTGCATGTGCTGAAGAATGTTCACCCCGCCCGGGGCGCTTGGGCGGCCTTCCGGGTCCTCAACCGGGCCGGGACAGACGCCTTCAACGCGCGTGTAACCCTCCAGGCTGGCGGCCGCCGATGGTTCAGGGATGTATTGCCCAATCAGAGCTATTGTTCGAGCCACGATCCGCGCGTTCACTTTGGGTTGGGCTCGGTTTCCCGGATTGAATCGGTCGTCGTGCGCTGGCCGGAGGGACAGACGGAATCTTTTGCCTCGGTTTCACTGGGAACCGTTCAAGACTTGCGTCAGGGCCGAGGCGAGC encodes:
- a CDS encoding CRTAC1 family protein, with translation MRRAPSYPAVGGRVAPTARRRHEPRPRLLSSPPSSRSHPHLAGWATCATADKAVCATISTWSPAPSACAGGALVRLACLEFLVGWLLRRCRFSNPPERLILGLCLWLTASAGGGCGRAPESTPPLPPPQNTPRSREVVWFREASQASGLNFQHRSGHANRFYMPEMVTGGVGLFDYDRDGWIDIICVNGGSIERQAEQPAGHRLYRNLGGFRFEDATERAGLGGVRGYGMGCACGDFDGDGFPDLLITHLQGSKLFRNQRDGTFAEVTSSSGIDDAGWGTSAAFCDYDLDGDLDLLVTRYLRWSPQVELPCFSQGGRPDYCSPLNYKSPAMDALYENLGGGRFTNVTARAGLDQAYGNGLGVACADFTGDGKIDLFVANDGMPNQLWVNRGNGQFAEEAALRGCAVSSVGMPRAGMGVAAVDLGQRGALDLFVTHLVGEGNGLFINSNGYFVDHLSTHSVNATSRPWTGFGVGFADFDNDGWLDAYVANGRVKYGAKDLDPRDPYAEPNSLLRGQAGGAFEEVSIPGGTDPVLLGTSRGLALGDLDHDGGMDVVIVNKDGPLHVLKNVHPARGAWAAFRVLNRAGTDAFNARVTLQAGGRRWFRDVLPNQSYCSSHDPRVHFGLGSVSRIESVVVRWPEGQTESFASVSLGTVQDLRQGRGEPVLPE